A genome region from Clostridium sp. JN-9 includes the following:
- a CDS encoding alanine--glyoxylate aminotransferase family protein — translation MHKKLFIPGPVEVKQDVLEKMATPMIGHRSKEASALQRRISDKLRKVFYTKEEILLSTSSGSGLMEGAVRSCTAKRAAIFSVGAFGNRWYEMATHNNVPADLFESEWGKETTPKMVDDALATGKYDLITITHNETSTGVMNPVEEISEVIRKYPEVVWCLDTVSSMAGTKIEVDKLGVDICITSTQKAIGLPPGMAICSMSQKAVERAKKVPYRGMYLDLLALYNYIQKKDYQYPSTPSLSHMFALDYQLDKILEEGLENRYNRHIEMANYVREWAREHFEIFADERFLSNTLTTIKNVNNISVADLNKELGSRGFQISNGYGKLKEKTFRIAHMADCTLDEIKELLNNMDDILGYK, via the coding sequence ATGCATAAGAAACTATTTATTCCAGGTCCAGTAGAAGTTAAACAGGATGTACTTGAAAAAATGGCAACTCCAATGATAGGACATAGAAGTAAAGAAGCTTCTGCACTTCAAAGGAGAATAAGTGATAAACTTAGGAAAGTTTTCTACACTAAGGAAGAGATTTTGTTATCTACTAGTTCCGGCAGCGGATTAATGGAAGGAGCAGTTCGTTCATGCACTGCTAAAAGAGCAGCTATTTTCTCAGTAGGGGCATTTGGAAACAGATGGTACGAAATGGCAACCCATAATAATGTACCTGCTGATTTATTTGAATCTGAGTGGGGTAAAGAAACTACTCCTAAGATGGTAGATGATGCTTTAGCAACTGGAAAATATGATTTAATAACTATTACTCATAATGAAACATCAACAGGAGTAATGAATCCAGTTGAAGAAATATCAGAAGTTATCAGGAAATATCCAGAGGTAGTATGGTGCTTAGACACTGTTAGCTCAATGGCAGGAACTAAAATTGAAGTAGATAAGCTTGGAGTAGATATATGCATTACTTCAACACAAAAGGCAATAGGTCTTCCCCCAGGAATGGCTATATGCTCAATGTCACAAAAGGCTGTAGAAAGAGCTAAAAAGGTTCCATATCGAGGAATGTATTTAGATCTTCTTGCATTATATAATTATATTCAGAAAAAGGATTATCAGTATCCATCAACTCCTTCATTATCACATATGTTTGCTTTAGATTATCAATTGGATAAGATACTGGAGGAAGGATTAGAGAATAGATATAACAGACACATTGAAATGGCTAATTATGTAAGAGAATGGGCAAGAGAGCATTTTGAGATTTTTGCAGATGAGAGATTCCTCTCTAATACATTAACAACTATTAAAAATGTAAACAATATCAGTGTAGCAGATTTAAATAAAGAATTGGGCAGCAGAGGATTCCAGATTTCTAATGGATATGGAAAACTTAAGGAAAAGACTTTCAGAATAGCTCATATGGCAGACTGCACCTTGGACGAAATAAAGGAATTGTTAAATAACATGGATGATATTTTAGGATATAAATAG